Genomic window (Candidatus Limnocylindrales bacterium):
ACATCGCTGCGAATTCGGATTCGACGTTGATGAACTCGCACGGCGCGAGCGTGCCGCTGTCGACCATTCGGCCGAGCCCCTCTACGATGTGGGTCTGCGGAGAGATCGGATACGCGCAGATCACCTCCGGCCGGCAAAGAGCGACAGCCTCGGCAACGGCAGCCGAGCCTTCAACCTGCTTGAGCATGCTCGTTCTCCCGATGCCGTGCTTCGACGAAATCGTAAGCGGCGGTGGCGGCGGCGACATTCGCGTCGGCGATGCGCGTGCCGAAACGTTCCCGGATTGCCGAGCAGACCGAGTCGAGCGCAATCCGTCTGGTCGCCGCCGCCAGCGCACCGAGCAGCGCGGCGTTCGGCAGCGGCTTGCCGACATACGTGAGCGCAAGCTCGGTCGCCGGCACCGTGGCCACTGTTCGGCTTGCCGCGAAATCCTCGAGTCCGAGCTCGGCGACCGCGCGGGAAGTATTGATCAGCACGAAACCGTGCGGCGCGAGGCCGCCAAAGACATCCACCTGGTGCAGCAAGGTCGGATCCTGGATGACGACCGCGTCCGGCGAGAGGATGGGCTCGCGCAGGCGAATGGGTTTGTCGTCGAGCCGGCAAAACGCGACGACGGGCGCGCCGGTGCGCTCCGAACCGAAGCTCGGAAACGCCTGCGAGTGCCGTCCCTCGCGAAAAGCGGCGACCGACAGCAGCTCGGCCGCGGTTACGACGCCCTGGCCTCCTCTGCCGTGAAAACGTACCTGGTACATCTGCGGTCTGCGCTACGGCGCGTCAGCTCCCGACGGCCGCGGCTTGCTCACCGGCGAATTCCCCGGCCGTCGCAGGCCACGCGGTTTCCACCGCTTCGTCGGATGAAACCGAACGCAGGCGCGCGCTTCGCGCCACCGGCAAACCCGCCAGCGTGCAGAGCTGATCGAACTCGCGCTGCAGGCACTCGACCAGATCGTGCAGGTCCGGGACGACGTCGCGATCCGCACTGAAGCCCCAGCACAGCTTGCCGTCGTAGCTGAGCAGCGCGATCCCGACTCCCTGATGACCGAACAGCGGCACCAGCGGATAGCTCTGGACCATCTGCGAACCGAGCAGGTAGAGCGGCAGCTGCGGACCGGGGACGTTGGTGACGACGATGTTGTACGCGCGCGAGCTCTCGATCATCGACGCGAACGTCGCGAGCATCGGCGGGTACACTTCGTCGGCGATGGTTTCGAGCACTTCGGTGCCACGCACCGGTGCGCCGTCCTTGTGGCTGCGCGTGAAGTCGCGAATGCGTTGCAGGCGCTTGCGCCTGTCGGGCTCGCCGACCGGCAGGTCGGTCACCATCGCCGATACGAAGTTTCCTCCGGCCGCGCCGCGCTGCGAACGTTGCAGGCCGACGGGGCAGAACGCGCGGAACACGAAGCCGGGATCCAGATCGATGCTGACATCGCGATTCGTGAGATAGTTGCGCAGACCGCCGCTGACGACGGCAAGAACCACGTCGTTGACCGTCCCCCCGAGACGATTCTTGACGGCTTTGACGGTGTCGAGGTCGAACGTCAGCCAGTCGAAGCGACGATGACTTCCGATCGCACGATTGAGCCGCGTCTCCGAGCCCGGCTGCAGCGCTGCCGTCGTCGTCTCGATGAGCGCCGAAGCGAGGTCGCTCACGTTGCTCCATGCGCCGGCAGGATCGGTGACCAGCGATCGTGCGATGCGCAACGGCAGCATCATCCGCCGGATCGCAGCGTCGCGCATCAGGCGTGAGCGCGACGGAGTCGGGCGCGGCCGCCAGCGGTGCGGCTCGCCGAAAGGCGTGTCGGGACCGGGCTCGAGCAGCACGGCCATCAGGTCGGCGCCGGCGAGTCCGTCGATCATGCAGTGATGGGTCTTGGCGATCAGCGCGAAGCGGTCGTTCTCGAGTCCCTCGATGACCCACATTTCCCAGAGCGGCTTGCCGCGGTCGAGCTGCTGCGAGTTGATCCATCCCGCCAGGCGCTTGAGCTCACGATCACAGCCCGGGCGCGGGATGCTGAGGTGGCGAACGTGATAGCGGATGTCGAACTGCGCGTCGTCGACCCAGACCGGATGGCCTTCGATCGGGATGTGGGCGATGTGCTGCCGGTATCGCGGGATCAGGTGAAGGCGCGATTCGACGTAAGCGCGCACGCGCTCGATGTCGATTCCGCCGTCGGCCGCCCGCAGCGGCCCGACGTCGAAGACGCACGTCGCTCCGACGTGCATGTGGGTGTTGCGATCCTCGATGTCCAGGAACGATCGATCGAGCGCGGACAGGCGCGAATAGCTGGCCATGGGTTTTCCTCCACCTTCTGATTCA
Coding sequences:
- a CDS encoding 2-oxoacid:acceptor oxidoreductase family protein; the encoded protein is MYQVRFHGRGGQGVVTAAELLSVAAFREGRHSQAFPSFGSERTGAPVVAFCRLDDKPIRLREPILSPDAVVIQDPTLLHQVDVFGGLAPHGFVLINTSRAVAELGLEDFAASRTVATVPATELALTYVGKPLPNAALLGALAAATRRIALDSVCSAIRERFGTRIADANVAAATAAYDFVEARHRENEHAQAG
- a CDS encoding wax ester/triacylglycerol synthase family O-acyltransferase, which produces MASYSRLSALDRSFLDIEDRNTHMHVGATCVFDVGPLRAADGGIDIERVRAYVESRLHLIPRYRQHIAHIPIEGHPVWVDDAQFDIRYHVRHLSIPRPGCDRELKRLAGWINSQQLDRGKPLWEMWVIEGLENDRFALIAKTHHCMIDGLAGADLMAVLLEPGPDTPFGEPHRWRPRPTPSRSRLMRDAAIRRMMLPLRIARSLVTDPAGAWSNVSDLASALIETTTAALQPGSETRLNRAIGSHRRFDWLTFDLDTVKAVKNRLGGTVNDVVLAVVSGGLRNYLTNRDVSIDLDPGFVFRAFCPVGLQRSQRGAAGGNFVSAMVTDLPVGEPDRRKRLQRIRDFTRSHKDGAPVRGTEVLETIADEVYPPMLATFASMIESSRAYNIVVTNVPGPQLPLYLLGSQMVQSYPLVPLFGHQGVGIALLSYDGKLCWGFSADRDVVPDLHDLVECLQREFDQLCTLAGLPVARSARLRSVSSDEAVETAWPATAGEFAGEQAAAVGS